The sequence TCAGCTTGGTGAGGCTTTCGGTGAGCACGGCCACCTCTTCGTCGAACGTGTCGGCGACTTTGTAGAGCATCGTGTCCAATTCGCCCGTTTCCTCGCCGACGTCGACCATGTTGACCACCAGATCGTCAACCACCCGCTGATTCATCCGCAGCACATAGAGCAGCCCGCCGATGACCGGGATGAAAATCATCCAGAACATCAGGGCGATGGCATTAAAACTGGCGCGGGAATGCTCCTTGAGCGGCTTGGCGATGCTCTCGCCCTCGCGGATCGAATCGGATACGCGGCCGTAGAGCTTCTCGAACATGGCGTTGCCGGAGGTCTCGCGCGTGATGTTCAGGGCCTCGAGGATCGGCACGCCGCTGGAGACGAGGGTGCCGAGGGTGCGCGTGGTGCGGGCCAGGATGTTTTTCTCGACCATCTGGCCGAAGATCGGCACCTTGAGCGTGAACAAGTCCCATCCCTCCCGGCCGTAGTTGAATTTGCGAATCAGCTTAATGAACAGCCAGAAGGCGACGGGGATGAGCGGGATGGCCCACCAGAAGTCGTAGGCCGCGTGGGCGATGCTGATCAGGATCGTGGTGACGGTGGGCAAGGGCTGCTTGAAGTCCTTGAAGATCTTTTCGAAGGCCGGGACGATCTTGATCATGATGAAGGTCAAGATGCCGACGGCGACCATGATCACGACGATCGGATAGACCATCGCACCTTTGACCTTGCGCTTGAGCGACTGAGACCGCTCCTGGAACTCGGCCAGGCGGCGGAGAATGACTTCGAGCGCACCGCCGGCCTCGCCGGCCTTGATCATGTTCACATACAAGCGGTCGAAGGCCTTCGGCGATTTGGACATGGCCTCGCTCAGCGTCGCACCGCCTTCGATTTCGTCGCAGACATCCATCAGGCAGTTCTTGAATCGGCCCGGCTTATTTTGCTGCTCGAGAATCCGCAGGCTGCGGAGGATCGGCAGACCGGCGTCTTGAAGGATCGACAACTGGCGGGTGAAGAGCACGCGGACGCGCGAACTCACGCCCCCCAGCGCGAACTGCCGCTTCTTCTTGGTGACCTGCTTTTTCTCGGTGGGCGATTTCCGGGCTTTCTTGACCGAGATCTTGGTTACGAAGTAGCCCATCTGGCGAATGGTCGCCTGCGCCTCGGCTTCGTTGGGCGCATCGACCATGTCCTTGATCTCCTGGCCGGTGGAGTCCATCGCCTCGTATTGGTAGATCGGCATGGGAGTAACCTAGGGGAGTCGGCGGTCAGTTGTCAGTTGCCAGTTGGAATCCAAAATCGAATTGTCTTTATGCTTCCAGGATTGTTTCGCGGATGACTTCTTCGGCGGTGGTCGTGCCGTCGAAAACGGCGGCGATTCCTGCGTCGCGGAGCGTGACCATGCCCTCGTTGCGCGCGGCGGTGCGCAATTGATCGGTCGAAGCGTTGTTCATGATCATCTCGCGGATGTCGTCGTTGACGGGCATCATTTCGAACAGGCCGACGCGCCCTTTGTAACCCGTGCGGTTGCAATGTTGGCAGCCGCGGCCGCGGAAGAACTTCTTGCCCGCGATCGAAGTGGAATCGAGTTCCAGGTCGGCGAGCATCTCGGCGGTCGGCATGACTTCTTCCTTGCAGTGGGCGCAAATCCGCCGCACCAGCCGCTGGGCCAGGATCCCCTCGATCGTGGCCGTGATCAAAAACGGCGGGATGCCCATATCGCGCAGCCGCGTGATCGTGCTCGGCGCGTCGTTGGTGTGCAGCGTGCTGAAGACCGTGTGCCCGGTGAGCGAGGCTTGCACGGCGATCTCGGCCGTTTCCGTGTCGCGAATTTCGCCGACGAGGATTTTGTCCGGGTCTTGGCGGAGGATCGACCGCAAACACTGAGCGAACGTATTGCCGATCGACGGATCGATGGGCACCTGAATGATGCCGTCGAGATCGTATTCGACCGGGTCCTCGGTCGTGATGATCTTATCGGCGATCGAGTTCAGCTCGGTCAGCGCCGAATACAAGGTGGTGGTTTTTCCCGATCCGGTCGGCCCGGTGACGAGGATAATCCCGTTGGGTCGGTTGATTACCTCGCGGAATTGCTTGAGCGTGGGGGCGTCCATGCCGGTCTTTTCGAGATCGAGCGAAATGACCGAGCGATCGAGCACGCGCATGACCACGCTCTCGCCGAACATGGTCGGCAGCACACTGACGCGCAGATCGACCGGGTGGCCGCCGACGTTCAGCTCGATCCGCCCGTCTTGCGGGAGCCGGCGTTCGGCGATGTCGAGGTCGGCCATGACCTTGATGCGGGTGGTGATCGCGAACGACAGATGCCGCGGCGGGGGGACCATCTCGAACAGCACGCCGTCGGCCTTGATCCGAATCCGGAATTCATCCTCGAACGGCTCGAAGTGCAGATCGCTGGCGTGGTCTTTGATCGCCATCAACAAGACCATGTTGAGCAGCTTGCGGACCGGAGCGCTGTCGGCCAGTGCCTCGACGCTGGTCAGATCGATCGGCCCGTCGCCGGCGGCGGCCTCGGCGGCCCTTTGCAATTCCTTGTCTTCTTCCATGCCGGCGACGATGCTCTCGACGCTTTCCGTTCCGCCGGCGTAATATTTGTCGAGCGCTTTTTGGATGTCGCGCTCGGTGGCGACCGCCGAGCGGATGTCGAAGCCGAGGAACGTTCGCAATTCGTCCTCGACCGACAGCTTCTGCGGGTCGCAGGTGGCGATCGTCAGCACATTGCCTTCCAGCGAAACCGGCACCACGCGATACAACTGGGCCATCGCCTCGGGCACCGAGGCGAGCACATTGGCCGGGATCGGCAGCTCGGCCAGATAGATCATCTTCAGGCCGAACTGCTCGGAGAGGGCTTGGGCCAACTGCTCGTCGTTGATGTAGCCCATCTGCTCGGCGATACGGCCCAGCGACTCTTCCGGATTCCGCTCGTGCTCCTGCTGGATTTCCGCGAGCTGATCGTCGCCGATGAAGCCGAGATCGACCAGAACTTGTCCAAACTTACGTAGTGCCATGTTATGAGAGGTCGGAGGTCAGATTGTTGGAGTTCAGCCTTTAGGCTGCGGCAGGCAGGCTAAAGCCTGAACTCCAACAGTCGGTCGGAGGTCGCAATACGTCGTCAAATCTCACTTGCCACTTGTCACTTGCCCTTTACGCCGTCGCGCTTTGGTCCTTCGTTTTCGTCCTCGTCTTCACCGTCCTTGCCGTCCTTGGCGCGACGATTGATGTCTTCCTCATCGTCGAACATGCCGGCCTCGGCCTTGGCGATGCGCTTCGACAGATCGTCGGGGTTTTGGGCCTTGATCATCACCTCATCGACCGTGACCTTCTCGGATTTCCAGAGGCTGAACAGATGGTCGTCGAGCAATTGCATGCCGAGCTTTTGGCCGGTTTGAATGGCCGAATTGATCCGGAACGTCTTGTTCTCGCGAATCAGGTTGCCGATGGCGGATGTGACCACGAGCATTTCGTAGGCGGCGATGCGGCCGCCGCCGATTTTCGGCAACAGCGCTTGCGAAAGCACGCCGATGATCGCGCTCGACAACTGCACGCGGACCTGTTCCTGCTGGTTGGTGGGAAAGGCGTCGATGATGCGGTTCACGGTGCCTTGAGCGCCGGTGGTGTGCAGCGTGCCAAACACGACGTGGCCGGTTTCAGCGGCGGTGATGGCGGCCTCGATCGTTTCCAAATCGCGCATTTCGCCGACGAGGATCACGTCCGGGTCTTGACGCAAGGCGCGCCGCAGCGCCTCGGAAAAGCTCGGCACATCCACGCCGACTTCGCGCTGGTTGACCGTCGATTTCTTGCTCGAATGGTAGAACTCGATCGGGTCTTCGATCGTGATGATGTGGTGGTCGACGGTCTCGTTGATGAAGTTGATCATGCTGGCCAGCGTCGTGCTTTTGCCAGAGCCGGTCGGCCCGGTGACGAGGAATAACCCTCTCGGCCTCATGCAGAGCTTTGCGCAAACCGGCGGGGTCCCCAATTGCTCCATGGTCAGCAGTTTGTTGGGAATCTGCCGCAGCACCATTGCCACGTGTCCCTTCTGCTTGAACACCGAGACGCGGAACCGGGCCAATTCGCCGAAGGCAAATCCAAAATCGCAGCCGCCGACCTCGGCCAATTCATGTTGGCAGCGGTCGGGCGTGATGCTCTTCATCAAGGCGACCGTGTCGTCGGACTCGAGCACTTTGGTTTCGAGTCGCCGCATTCGTCCGTCCATGCGAAACACCGGCGGTTGTCCGACCGTCAGATGGATATCGCTGGCATTCTGCTTCACGCAGGCGGAGAGCAGCTTGTCGATGAGAATATTGCCCATACGTAGTCGTTTCCGCACGAAGGCGGTCAAATGGCGAAGATGGCGGACCGGATACCTAATGCCAGATCGAAACGGCTCAACAAGTTGCTAACCGACGTTCCGCCCACAAAGTGGATTTCAAAAATGGCGCGCGACGGAAACTCGCGACCGAACGGTTTGCCTTTTCCGAATCCAACCTCGCCGGCGGACCTGCTTTCCACTGCTTAGCTTTTACTGCGCAGTTTTTGCAGTGTTGCTTGTGCAGTGTTTTCTGTGCTGCGGTTAATTGTGGTACCAACCTGACCCTGTAAGCCCCCGGCCCGTTGGTCAATCGCGAAAATCACCAACAAGGGGCTTAAGCCGTTTGCTTGCTAGACGATTATTCGCAGTGCTAGCGGGACGCTCAAGTTTTTGGTGCAACAAACGACAGAATCAGTGCTCCTCCGTCTTTTTAGCAACGCGAAAGACCTCTTCAATCGTGGTAATTCCCTTGAGCACTTTGAGAATTCCGTCGCTATAGAGGGTGGTCATGCCTTGAGCGATCGCCGCCTTGCGAATGGCCTGGGTGGGCGCGCCCTCGAACGCCAATTCACGAATTCGCGATGACATCAGCATGAGTTCGAAAATCCCCAACCGCCCTCGATAGCCGGTGCGCTGGCAGTGTGTGCAGCCTTTTCCCTTGGAGAACGAGGCCCCGACTGCCATCTCTGGCGTAATTCCCGCGGCATCGAGGACCGAGTCGGGAGGCGTAAATGGCTGCTTGCACTTGGTGCAAATCACGCGCACCAACCGCTGTGCAAGCACGGCGATGATGCTGCTGGAGACCAGATAAGCGGGAACTCCCATGTCGATCATGCGCGTAATAGCTCCGGGCGCATCGTTCGTATGCAGTGTACTGAAAACCAAGTGTCCCGTCAAAGAGGCCTGTATGCCCATATTTGCCGTCTCGTTGTCGCGCATCTCACCGACGAGAATCACATTCGGGGCCTGTCGCAGCATCGAGCGGATAATCAGTGCAAAATCCAGCCCGATGCCGTGCTTTACCTCCACTTGGTTGATCCCGGGCAGATAGTATTCGACCGGGTCTTCGGCGGTGATGATCTTGACATCGGGGCGGTTCAACTCGTTGAGTGCGGCGTATAGCGTTGTGGTCTTTCCGGAGCCGGTCGGACCGGTAACGAGCACGATTCCATTGGGCCGGCGGATCAAATTGCGAAACGAGCGGAAATCCCCCTCAGATAGCCCCAACTGCCTGACGCCGACTCGGATATTGTCCTTATCGAGGAGCCGCATCACCACCGATTGGCCGTGGTTCGAGGGGAGCACGCTGACGCGCAAGTCGAGTTCTTTCTCGCCGACGGTGATCTTGATCCTCCCGTCTTGCGGCCGGCGGCGTTCGGCAATGTCCATTTTCGCCAGAATCTTGATGCGGGAAAGCAATGCGCCGAGCAACCGCCGCGGGGGGCTATCCCGTTCGACGAGAACACCGTCGATCCGGTATCGAATTCGCACCCGATTCTCGAACGGCTCGACATGAATATCGGACGCCCGAAGCTGCACGGCCTCGCTGATGAGCAGATGCACGAGCCGGACGATCGGGGCGCTCGATTCATCGACCGCTTCATCGGGCCGGACCGTTTCTTCCGCAGTTTCGGTGAAATCAATCGCCGTATCGGTGAATTCCTGAAGCATCGAGTCGGCGCTTTCGCCATCGACCTGCCCATAATGGCGGTTAATGGCGTCGATAATGCTCTCTTTCGGGGCGAGTGCGACGTCGATGTTGCGATTGACGATAAAGCGGATTTTCTCTCGCGTGTCGTAATCCAGCGGATCGCTCATGATAATCTTGAGCGAGCCGTCTTCTTCTGACATCGGAAGGATGGCATTTTCGCGGGCCAGCGACTCGGGAACCAACTCGACGACCGATGGCGGAATAACCACTTCCTTGAGGTTTACGAAATCCAGCCCATGCTCCTGGGCGACTGCCCGCATCACTTCGTCGCCGCTCGCATATCCGAGTCGGATCAATTCGTCGGCGACTTTTTTGCCGGATTCCTTGGCCAGACGTTTGGCCTCGGCCAATTGGTCGGAACTGATAATGCGTTTGCGGATCAGGATTTCGGTAAAATCGCCAGCCAAGGTTGCCACGCTCCTGAAGTTTTGGCCCGTTCCGTTGGACGGGTGCCAGAGATTCCCGCGCTCGTCGTGAAAAGCGAGAGACGCCCCGGCGCTGGAAAGCGGGGGAGAAGGCCTCTCCAAACTCAGCCTAATGGCGCGTTATCTGCCTGTCAACTAACGGCTTGGCGGTTTTGCCAAGAGCGCCCAACAAATCCGGCGGGGACTGTCCCCCTTTTGCGAAGTCCGCGAAGCAAAACGGGGACTGTCCCCTTCTCCCAGCCGGATTTGTTAGGTGCTCTAAATCGCGGATTCGATTCTCCGCCGACACGGGTCGCAGCCGGACGGCGCACGATGAGAGCCCAATTCAAGTTTGGTCCGCGGCGCCAGCCGGTGCCAAGCGCTAAAATGGCGCAACCCATACGACCGTTTTCTCCTCGCTGCCTCCGTCGGTTTTCGGCTCCCCACGGCATGCGGTCGCTATGCACCTCCGGTCAGGCCAATTACCATGAGCGCTAACGGCCGCCACTCGGCATTTTCTCGTTCGAGCGGTAAGGTGGTCCCAATCGTCCAATTTGGGCCAAGTGCACGGATGCGACGGTCACGTTTCATCCGGAGCAACTGCCATGCGTTGGTTTCGCTCGAATCGGAATCTCCCTTCGCGACGGCAGAGCGCCCCACGGAAAACCCGACTCTTCTTTGAGCGGTGCGAATCGCGCCAGCTGCTATCGACCAACACGTCGGCCGGCATGGTCACGTATCACAACGACAATTCCAGCACCGGCCAGAACCTGACCGAGACACAGCTTTCACCCAGCAACGTCAACTCGACGGAGTTCGGCAAGCTCTACACGGCGGTCGTCGATGGGCAGGTTTACGCCCAGCCGCTGTACCTGTCGGGCGTAAACGTCACGGGCGGCTCGTCGATGGGGGTTCACAATGTGGTTTACGTGGCGACCGAGCACGACAGCCTGTACGCCATCGATTCGAACAGCGGCGCCGTGTTGTGGAGAGTCAGCTTCATCAATCCGGCGGCGGGGATTACCACAGTTCCAAGCGGTGATGTTGCGAGCACGGACCTTGCGCCGGAAATCGGTATCACCGCCACGCCCGTGATCGACGCGGCATCCGGCACGCTCTATCTGATTTCCAAGACCAAACAGACGTCGGGCAGCCAACTCCATTATGTCCAAACGCTTTACGCGATCGACGTTGCCAGCGGCGCACTAAAGGGCTCGACGGTGATCGCCGACACGATCGCCACCAATCCGGGCAATATCAAGACCAGCGCTTATACCTACGTCAGCGGTCCGGCCGTCAACGGATCGGGCGATGGCAGCGTTAACGGCGTCGTGCATTTCAACGCCCTGCGACAGCTCGAGCGTCCGGGGCTGACTTTGGCCAATGGCAGCATCTACATGGCCTTTGCGTCACACGGCGACAACGGTCCCTATCACGGCTGGGTGCTCAGCTTCAATGAGCAGACGCTGGTATTGAACGGCGTTTTCAACACCACTCCCAGCGGCAGCGAAGGGGGCATCTGGCAATCCGGCGACTCCGTGGCCGTCGACGCCCAAGGGGCGCTTTACGTCGAGACCGGCAACGGCACTTTTGACACCACGATGAACGCGGGCGGCATGCCGATTCACGGCGACTACGGCGATTCATTCATTAAGATCGTCGTCGATCCGACGACCAGCGCGACGAGCCAGAACGTCAATGGTTGGGGGCTGAAGGCGGTCGACTACTTTACACCCTTCAATCAGGCAACGTTCGATGCCCACGACACCGATCTCGGCTCCGGCGGACCGATCCTGCTGCCCGATTCGGCCGGCAGCTCGGCCCACCCGCATCTTTTGGTTGGCGGCGGCAAGGAGGGCCGGATCTACCTGATCGACCGCGACAATATGGGCCGCTTCAGCGCCACAACCGATCACGTTGTGCAGGAACAAACTAGTGCGGTCGGACCGATCTTCGACACGCCGGCGTATTTCAGCAACGGCACTACAAACTACATTTACTATGGAGCGGTCGGCGATTCGCTCAAGGCGTTCACCGTGGCCAACGCTTCCTTCTCGAAGGCCGCGGTCATGCATTCCAGTGACACGCTCGCGTTCCCCGGCGCCACCGCGAGCGTATCCGCTAACGGCGCGTCCGGCGGAATTGTGTGGGACGTGGATCACGGCACGAATCAACTGCGGGCTTACGATGCGAATAACCTGGCGAACGAACTTTACACCAGCGCGCAAGCAGCGGGCAGCCGCGACGCGCTGGGATCAACGACAAAATTCTCCGTGCCGACAGTGATCAACGGCGAGGTGTTTGTCGGCACCGGCAACAGCCTGGTGATTTACGGGCTGTTTCCGCCGCCGCAGTTGGGACCGGGACCCTATTCACTTTGGACTACGTCGACAGTTCCCGGCTGGATTGACAATCCCGATGGCAATGCCGTTGAGTTGGGCATGAAATTTCGCTCGGACGATGACAGCTATATCAGCGGCCTCCGCTTTTACAAGAGCACGAACAACACGGGCGTTCACGTCGCCGATCTTTGGACCAGCGACGGCATGCTCCTAGCCACGGCCACGTTCAGCGGCGAGACGGCCTCGGGCTGGCAGACCGTTTACTTTGCTCAGCCCGTGGCGATCAAGGCCAACACGGTCTACATCGCCTCGTATCACACCGACACGGGCAACTACTCGGACAACATTGGCTACTTTACATCTGGCCTGAACAACGGCCCGTTGCACGCGCCGGCCAACGGCGTGAGCGGCCCGAACGGCGTTTATGCCTACGGCGCGTCGGGCAGTTTCCCGACGAGCACATATAACGCGAGCAATTATTGGGTCGACGTGCTGCTCACTTCGTTGGTGAACTCCGTCACGCCGACCAATGGCGCGGCCGGAGTGGCCATCGACTCGTCCATCACAGTGCGGTTCAACGCCCCAATGAACTCGGCCACGGTCAATTCGAATACAATCCTGCTGCAAGATTCCTCGGGCAACGCGGTCGGCACGCAAGTCAACTACGACACAACCAGCATGACGGCGACGCTCATGCCTCAATCATCACTGGTCAAAGGAAGGAGTTACACGGTGATCGTCGTCGTCGGCGCCAACGGTGTTGCCGACCAGGACGGCAACACGCTCACAAGCAATTTCAGTTCCGCCTTCACGACCGTTGCCCCGCCGATTCCGCTGGGGCCTGGTCCATTCAGCATTTGGAGCAACTCGACGACGCCGTCGGTGATCGATAATCCGGACAGTCAGGCCGTGGAACTGGGAGTGAAATTCCGTGCCTCGGGCGACGGGTACATCACGGGAATCCGCTTTTACAAGAGCACGAAAAACACGGGAACTCACGTCGGCAATCTCTGGGCCAGCGACGGCACCCTCCTGGCGACTGCCACGTTCACGAGTGAATCGGCCTCCGGCTGGCAAACGGTCACTTTCGCGCAGCCGGTGGCGATCAAGGCGGGCACGACGTATATTGCCTCGTACCACACCAATGCGGGCAACTACGCCGACGACATCGGTTTCTTCTCGTCGAAATCCGTGACCAACGGGCCACTTACTGCGCTGGCCGATGGTACTGACGGCCCGAACGGCGTTTATCAATACGGTGCGTCGAGCGCATTCCCATCGAACACCTATAGCGGCAGCAACTATTGGGTCGACGTGGTGCTTACATCGCTAGTTAACTCGATCACGCCGGCCAACAAGGCGACCGGAGTGGCAACCGGCGCGACCGTGCAGATCAAGTTCAACGCGGCAGTGGACCCGACGACGCTCACCTCAAGCACGCTGTCGTTGCGAAATTCGTCGAATACTGTCGTCGCCACATCAATCGGCTACGACGCGAACAGCCAAACCGCCACGCTCACGCCGCAGGCCGCGCTCGCCAATAGCGCAACCTACTCGGTCGTCGTCAAAGGAGGCGCGGCAGGCGTAACGGATATCATTGGCGACCAGATGGCGAGCGATTTGATCTCGACCTTCACGACCGCCGTTTCCGTGATGTCGCAAACCACCACGAGCATCTGGAGCACTTCAACCGTGCCAACCTGGATCGATAATCCCGACCCGAACGCCGTTGAGTTGGGTGTGAAGTTCCGCTCGGATGTGGACGGCTTCATCACCGGCATCCGCTTCTATAAAAGTGCGAACAATACCGGCACGCACGTCGGCAATCTGTGGGCCAGTGATGGGTCGCTCTTGGCGACCGCTACCTTCTCGGGCGAATCGACCTCCGGCTGGCAGACGGTGACCTTCTCGCAGCCAGTTGCGATCAAGGCCAACACAACCTACATCGCCTCCTACCACACCAACAGCGGAAACTATTCCGACAACATCGGCTACTTCGCAAGCGGCAGCATCACGAATGGCCCGTTGCACGCGCTGGGCGACGGCGTCGATGGCCCCGATGGCGTCTATCACTACGGCGCGGGCGGCGTTGTGCCCAGCGACACGTATCACGCCAGCAACTATTGGGTTGACGTGCTCTTCACGACTCCGTAAAAGCACGCGACCCCGGCGCGTCGTTGCCGACGGTCGGGGTCGCTTGAGGATGGTTGCAGTAGTCGCTGCCGCGACGGCGCCGCCTAGCGCACCGCCTCGTTCAGCATCTTCGCGTTCGGCACGCTGTGGCGGTTCAGCAGTCCGTGCTCGTCGGTTTCGATGATGGTCGAGACCGGGCCGACTTCGCGAACGATTCCGTCCATGCCGGCCACGCTCACGTGATCGCCGGTCTGAAGTCGCTGCCGGACATAGTAGCCCGCCAGGATTCCGCCCATCACCTCACGCCCGCCGAGGCCGAAGGCCAGGCCGAAGCCGAGGGCCGTCGCGCCGAAGGCGATCAGAATCAGGTCCTTGAACAGCTCCAAATCCATGCCGAGCTGAAGTTGAGTCAATGCGGTATAGAACGTGAGCAGAGCCAGCACGTAGTAGCAGCCGCTGGCGAGTTTTTCGGCATAGCTGATGCCGACGCGGTCGGCGCTGGTGGCGATCACTCCGCGGAGGAAACTGGCCAATAGCAGGCCGACCACGACAACCACCGTGGCGACCAACAGCTTGGGAATGTAGTTGACGACCGTGCCCATCGCTTCCGACAGCTTGGTGAGTTCAAGGATATTGAACGCCGCCATCAAGAACACGCACATGAGCAACCAGAACACGATCGTGCCCACGACGCCCGACACGTTGCGCTTGATCCCCATGTGCTGCATCGACTGGGCCAGGCCGCTATGCTCGGCCGCCTTTTGCAGGCCGGCCTTTTCGCAGAGCAGCGTGATCAGCCGTCCCACGAGCCGGGCCACAATGTAGCCGACCACCAGGACCACGATCATCGCCACTAGCCGCGGAGCAAACTCGATGACGTTATGAAACGCCTGGTTGAAGCTGTTCTGCAGAACCTCGTTCCATTTCTCGAAGGTTCGGGTTACGCCTTCCGTGGCCGTCTGAGTAGTCATCGCGATATCTGCCATAAAATCTCTCCTCTCAATCCCTGGGGATTGAAGTTGTGGGCCGGTTCGGCCCCCCTTTTGCGCCAAGGTCTTGTAAAGTTAGTGGGCGAAGCTCACGGCGCTGGCCGGTTGTCGTCCTGACGTCCCGACTCGAACTTCCCCGTTACGGTCAGTTTCAATAAATCCGCGACGGCTCGGGCGAAATGCGTCACGGCAAACCCGAAACCGCGTGTGGCCAGGTCGACGAATTGGCTCGCGACCAGCCGCTTGTTGATTCGTTCGTGCAATGCCCGATTGAACGTCGGCGGCACCGGCGGCACGGGCAAATCGGCAAGTTGTTCGAACAGGTCCGTCGCCATTTATAGCTGCATTCCGAAACGTTCTTGAATCTTGTCGCAGGCCCGGCTGATTCGCATTTTGCAGGCGCTCACCGAGTGCCCGAAGATATCCGACAGTTCGTCGTAGTTGTAGTTCTCCGCGTATTTCAGGATCAGCATCGCGCGATCTTCCTCGTCCAGAATCTCCAACATGCTCAACAAGTCGAGCGACAGGCTCGAATCGCTCTGCGAGCGATCGGGCGCTTGCTGCTCGAAGGACTCATCCGAGGCGATGTTTTCATGTTTCTGTCGCCGGCCGCGGCCCCGCCGG is a genomic window of Pirellulales bacterium containing:
- a CDS encoding type II secretion system F family protein produces the protein MPIYQYEAMDSTGQEIKDMVDAPNEAEAQATIRQMGYFVTKISVKKARKSPTEKKQVTKKKRQFALGGVSSRVRVLFTRQLSILQDAGLPILRSLRILEQQNKPGRFKNCLMDVCDEIEGGATLSEAMSKSPKAFDRLYVNMIKAGEAGGALEVILRRLAEFQERSQSLKRKVKGAMVYPIVVIMVAVGILTFIMIKIVPAFEKIFKDFKQPLPTVTTILISIAHAAYDFWWAIPLIPVAFWLFIKLIRKFNYGREGWDLFTLKVPIFGQMVEKNILARTTRTLGTLVSSGVPILEALNITRETSGNAMFEKLYGRVSDSIREGESIAKPLKEHSRASFNAIALMFWMIFIPVIGGLLYVLRMNQRVVDDLVVNMVDVGEETGELDTMLYKVADTFDEEVAVLTESLTKLMEPLLIIVLGGCVGFIVIALFMPLVSLITSLTGGGK
- a CDS encoding DUF4082 domain-containing protein, producing MRWFRSNRNLPSRRQSAPRKTRLFFERCESRQLLSTNTSAGMVTYHNDNSSTGQNLTETQLSPSNVNSTEFGKLYTAVVDGQVYAQPLYLSGVNVTGGSSMGVHNVVYVATEHDSLYAIDSNSGAVLWRVSFINPAAGITTVPSGDVASTDLAPEIGITATPVIDAASGTLYLISKTKQTSGSQLHYVQTLYAIDVASGALKGSTVIADTIATNPGNIKTSAYTYVSGPAVNGSGDGSVNGVVHFNALRQLERPGLTLANGSIYMAFASHGDNGPYHGWVLSFNEQTLVLNGVFNTTPSGSEGGIWQSGDSVAVDAQGALYVETGNGTFDTTMNAGGMPIHGDYGDSFIKIVVDPTTSATSQNVNGWGLKAVDYFTPFNQATFDAHDTDLGSGGPILLPDSAGSSAHPHLLVGGGKEGRIYLIDRDNMGRFSATTDHVVQEQTSAVGPIFDTPAYFSNGTTNYIYYGAVGDSLKAFTVANASFSKAAVMHSSDTLAFPGATASVSANGASGGIVWDVDHGTNQLRAYDANNLANELYTSAQAAGSRDALGSTTKFSVPTVINGEVFVGTGNSLVIYGLFPPPQLGPGPYSLWTTSTVPGWIDNPDGNAVELGMKFRSDDDSYISGLRFYKSTNNTGVHVADLWTSDGMLLATATFSGETASGWQTVYFAQPVAIKANTVYIASYHTDTGNYSDNIGYFTSGLNNGPLHAPANGVSGPNGVYAYGASGSFPTSTYNASNYWVDVLLTSLVNSVTPTNGAAGVAIDSSITVRFNAPMNSATVNSNTILLQDSSGNAVGTQVNYDTTSMTATLMPQSSLVKGRSYTVIVVVGANGVADQDGNTLTSNFSSAFTTVAPPIPLGPGPFSIWSNSTTPSVIDNPDSQAVELGVKFRASGDGYITGIRFYKSTKNTGTHVGNLWASDGTLLATATFTSESASGWQTVTFAQPVAIKAGTTYIASYHTNAGNYADDIGFFSSKSVTNGPLTALADGTDGPNGVYQYGASSAFPSNTYSGSNYWVDVVLTSLVNSITPANKATGVATGATVQIKFNAAVDPTTLTSSTLSLRNSSNTVVATSIGYDANSQTATLTPQAALANSATYSVVVKGGAAGVTDIIGDQMASDLISTFTTAVSVMSQTTTSIWSTSTVPTWIDNPDPNAVELGVKFRSDVDGFITGIRFYKSANNTGTHVGNLWASDGSLLATATFSGESTSGWQTVTFSQPVAIKANTTYIASYHTNSGNYSDNIGYFASGSITNGPLHALGDGVDGPDGVYHYGAGGVVPSDTYHASNYWVDVLFTTP
- a CDS encoding ATPase, T2SS/T4P/T4SS family — translated: MALRKFGQVLVDLGFIGDDQLAEIQQEHERNPEESLGRIAEQMGYINDEQLAQALSEQFGLKMIYLAELPIPANVLASVPEAMAQLYRVVPVSLEGNVLTIATCDPQKLSVEDELRTFLGFDIRSAVATERDIQKALDKYYAGGTESVESIVAGMEEDKELQRAAEAAAGDGPIDLTSVEALADSAPVRKLLNMVLLMAIKDHASDLHFEPFEDEFRIRIKADGVLFEMVPPPRHLSFAITTRIKVMADLDIAERRLPQDGRIELNVGGHPVDLRVSVLPTMFGESVVMRVLDRSVISLDLEKTGMDAPTLKQFREVINRPNGIILVTGPTGSGKTTTLYSALTELNSIADKIITTEDPVEYDLDGIIQVPIDPSIGNTFAQCLRSILRQDPDKILVGEIRDTETAEIAVQASLTGHTVFSTLHTNDAPSTITRLRDMGIPPFLITATIEGILAQRLVRRICAHCKEEVMPTAEMLADLELDSTSIAGKKFFRGRGCQHCNRTGYKGRVGLFEMMPVNDDIREMIMNNASTDQLRTAARNEGMVTLRDAGIAAVFDGTTTAEEVIRETILEA
- a CDS encoding ATPase, T2SS/T4P/T4SS family, which produces MATLAGDFTEILIRKRIISSDQLAEAKRLAKESGKKVADELIRLGYASGDEVMRAVAQEHGLDFVNLKEVVIPPSVVELVPESLARENAILPMSEEDGSLKIIMSDPLDYDTREKIRFIVNRNIDVALAPKESIIDAINRHYGQVDGESADSMLQEFTDTAIDFTETAEETVRPDEAVDESSAPIVRLVHLLISEAVQLRASDIHVEPFENRVRIRYRIDGVLVERDSPPRRLLGALLSRIKILAKMDIAERRRPQDGRIKITVGEKELDLRVSVLPSNHGQSVVMRLLDKDNIRVGVRQLGLSEGDFRSFRNLIRRPNGIVLVTGPTGSGKTTTLYAALNELNRPDVKIITAEDPVEYYLPGINQVEVKHGIGLDFALIIRSMLRQAPNVILVGEMRDNETANMGIQASLTGHLVFSTLHTNDAPGAITRMIDMGVPAYLVSSSIIAVLAQRLVRVICTKCKQPFTPPDSVLDAAGITPEMAVGASFSKGKGCTHCQRTGYRGRLGIFELMLMSSRIRELAFEGAPTQAIRKAAIAQGMTTLYSDGILKVLKGITTIEEVFRVAKKTEEH
- a CDS encoding type IV pilus twitching motility protein PilT, with product MGNILIDKLLSACVKQNASDIHLTVGQPPVFRMDGRMRRLETKVLESDDTVALMKSITPDRCQHELAEVGGCDFGFAFGELARFRVSVFKQKGHVAMVLRQIPNKLLTMEQLGTPPVCAKLCMRPRGLFLVTGPTGSGKSTTLASMINFINETVDHHIITIEDPIEFYHSSKKSTVNQREVGVDVPSFSEALRRALRQDPDVILVGEMRDLETIEAAITAAETGHVVFGTLHTTGAQGTVNRIIDAFPTNQQEQVRVQLSSAIIGVLSQALLPKIGGGRIAAYEMLVVTSAIGNLIRENKTFRINSAIQTGQKLGMQLLDDHLFSLWKSEKVTVDEVMIKAQNPDDLSKRIAKAEAGMFDDEEDINRRAKDGKDGEDEDENEGPKRDGVKGK